The DNA sequence TGAAGGTCAGGTAACACTGACTGGAGGCCCGAACCCACGTATGTTGAAAAATGCGGGGATGAGGTGTGGGTAGGGGTGAAATGCCAATCGAACACGGAGATAGCTGGTTCTCTCCGAAATAGCTTTAGGGCTAGCCTCAAAGATCGAGTACCGGAGGTAGAGCACTGATTGGACTAGGGGCCCTCACCGGGTTACCGAATTCAGTCAAACTCCGAATGCCGGATACTTAGCTTTGGGAGTCAGACTATGGGTGATAAGGTTCATAGTCGAAAGGGAAACAGCCCAGACCGCCAGCTAAGGTCCCAAAGTATACGTTAAGTGGAAAAGGATGTGGAGTTGCCCAGACAACCAGGATGTTGGCTTAGAAGCAGCCACCATTTAAAGAGTGCGTAATAGCTCACTGGTCGAGTGACTCTGCGCCGAAAATGTACCGGGGCTAAACGTATCACCGAAGCTGCGGATTGTCTTAGACAATGGTAGGAGAGCGTTCCAGTCGCTGTGAAGTCAGACCGTGAGGACTGGTGGAGCATCTGGAAGTGAGAATGCCGGTATGAGTAGCGAAAAAGAGTGAGAATCTCTTTCACCGAATGCCCAAGGTTTCCTGAGGAAGGCTCGTCCTCTCAGGGTTAGTCGGGGCCTAAGCCGAGGCCGAAAGGCGTAGGCGATGGACAACAGGTTGATATTCCTGTACCACCTCTTAGTCGTTATGAGCAATGGGGGGACGCAGTAGGATAGGGAATGCGCACTGATGGATATGTGCGCCCAAGCAGTTAGGGAGTCAGATAGGCAAATCCGTCTGGCAATCCTGAGCTGTGATGGGGAGGAAATTTAGTACCGAAGTTCCCGGTTCCACACTGCCGAGAAAAGCCTCTAGCCAGATTGAAGGTGCCCGTACCGCAAACCGACACAGGTAGGCAGGTAGAGAATACTAAGGTGAGCGGGAGAACTCTCGTTAAGGAACTCGGCAAAATGACTCCGTAACTTCGGGAGAAGGAGTGCTTCTCTGCCGAGAAGCCGCAGTGAATTGGCCCAAGCGACTGTTTAGCAAAAACACAGGTCTCTGCGAAGCCGAAAGGCGAAGTATAGGGGCTGACACCTGCCCGGTGCTGGAAGGTTAAGGGGAAGTGTTAGCGCAAGCGAAGCACAGAACTGAAGCCCCAGTAAACGGCGGCCGTAACTATAACGGTCCTAAGGTAGCGAAATTCCTTGTCGGGTAAGTTCCGACCCGCACGAAAGGTGCAACGACTTGGGCACTGTCTCAACGAGAGACCCGGTGAAATTATACTATGCGTGAAGATGCGCATTACCCGCGACAGGACGGAAAGACCCCGTGGAGCTTTACTGTAGCCTGATATTGAATGTTTGTACAGCTTGTACAGGATAGGTGGGAGCCTGAGAAACGTGAGCGCCAGCTTGCGTGGAGGCATCCGTGGGATACCACCCTGGCTGTATGAACCTTCTAACCCAGGACCGTGATCCGGTCCGGAGACAGTGTCAGGCGGGCAGTTTGACTGGGGCGGTCGCCTCCTAAAAGGTAACGGAGGCGCCCAAAGGTTCCCTCAGAATGGTTGGAAATCATTCGTAGAGTGCAAAGGCAGAAGGGAGCTTGACTGCGAGACCTACAAGTCGAGCAGGGACGAAAGTCGGGCTTAGTGATCCGGTGGTTCCGCATGGAAGGGCCATCGCTCAACGGATAAAAGCTACCCCGGGGATAACAGGCTTATCTCCCCCAAGAGTTCACATCGACGGGGAGGTTTGGCACCTCGATGTCGGCTCATCGCATCCTGGGGCTGTAGTCGGTCCCAAGGGTTGGGCTGTTCGCCCATTAAAGCGGTACGCGAGCTGGGTTCAGAACGTCGTGAGACAGTTCGGTCCCTATCCGTCGTGGGCGTTGGAAGTTTGAGAGGAGCTGTCCTTAGTACGAGAGGACCGGGATGGACACACCGCTGGTGTACCAGTTGTTCCGCCAGGAGCATAGCTGGGTAGCTACGTGTGGAAAGGATAAGTGCTGAAAGCATCTAAGCATGAAGCCCCCTCAAGATGAGACTTCCTCGCACTTTAAGTGAGTAAGATCCCTCAGAGACGATGAGGTTGATAGGTCCGAGGTGGAAGCGTGGTGACACGTGGAGCTGACGGATACTAATAGATCGAGTACTTAACTATCTTTAATTTGATTCTTGTCTAACGCTCTTATTTAGTTTTCAGGGTGCAAATATTCCTTGGAAAAAAGCTTGCGTTCTTTAATAAGAATGTGTTATAATAAGCTTTGTTGTTAAATGAATATGTCTGGCAGTGATGGCGGGGAGGTCACACCTGTTCCCATACCGAACACAGCAGTTAAGTTCCCCAGCGCCGATGGTAGTTGAGGCTTTGCCTCTGCAAGAGTAGGACGCCGCCAGGCAGCTTGTTTTACAAGCTGAAACATTTTATATTATCGCGGGGTGGAGCAGTCTGGCAGCTCGTTGGGCTCATAACCCAAAGGTCGCAGGTTCAAATCCTGCCCCCGCAACCAATTGATTCAATAAATGAATCAATTTACACCATTGTTACATAAGTGCAACTAAGTCAATCAATTAAACTAAGTCAAAATGGCATAGAATCTAATTGTGAGATCAGTCGTACAAATGTACAGCTGATATTTTTTATTTAATGGTCCGGTAGTTCAGTTGGTTAGAATGCCTGCCTGTCACGCAGGAGGTCGCGGGTTCGAGTCCCGTCCGGACCGCCATTATATCTTTAATGTCAAATACATGATCCTGAGTAGGATGCATGTATTTTTTGTTTGTCTATTTTTTTTTCTGAACTACATATTGTAATTTTTCTTTTGTCTTTAACTTTGCTATGATGAGGGTTGTTCCTTGTATTTCCTATAAAATCATATAGTGGTGAAACAATATGGATGAATTCTCTTTTATTGCCTCCTTGCGCCAACCTTTCTATAAACAATCTTCTTTAATTAAGGGGATTGGAGATGATGCAGCCGTCTTGCGCAATCCTTCCGAGGACCTTGTTATTTCAGTGGATACATTTGCTGAGGGTATCCATTTCACGCGGCAAACGATGTCGCTTGAGGATATTGGTTACAAGGCCCTTGCTGCGAATATCAGCGACCTTGCTGCAATGGGAGCTAGGCCTGCTTTTTATTTGCTTTCTCTTGCTATTCCGAAAGAGTGGGAAATGGAAGATGTCCAGCGTATCATTATGGGAATGCGGGAAATTGGAGATACGTTTAATATGGATCTAATCGGTGGAGATACGGTCTCATCCGGCAGTCTCGTCTTGAGTGTTACAGTTATGGGGTATGTAGATCAGGACCGCGCGAGTTACCGAAGTACTGCTGAAGAAGGGGATGTTGTATTCGTCACAGGTACATTAGGTGATTCAGCGAAAGGCTTGCAGTTGTTGCTCCAGCCTGAGCAGGAATTGGAACACCGTACCTATTTTGAGAGTCGGCATCAGAGACCTTCCCCAAGAGCAAAATTTGCTTATGAGGTTGCAAAACATACAAGAGTCACATTGAATGATATTAGTGACGGAATTGCAAGTGAGGCTAACGAGATTGCTGAATCCTCCTCTATCGATCTTCATATTCAATATGAACAATTGCCAGTGCATGAAGCTCTATCGGAAGATGACGAGAAAGATAAATGGATCTTATCCGGTGGAGAAGATTTCGAGCTGATTGGAACAGTTGCTAGAAAAGATTGGCCAATCGTTCACAAAGTTGCGAGCCAAACAAATGTTCAAGTGACCGAAATTGGCAAAGTTGTACCTAAGTCAGGGGAGATTGGTCAGGCTTGGCTTAGAAAAGAAGGGTTAATGAGTCGTTTGAATAAAAGCGGCTATAATCATTTTAAGTAGGTGAAGTTAACGACAATGCATCAGATCAGGACTGAATCCATGGAAGATACAATGCGACTCGGCGAAAAACTGGCTCTTCTTTTAAAAAAGGGAGATGTCATTACTCTGGAAGGGGAACTAGGAGCAGGAAAGACAACCTTTACAAAAGGGGTTGCGAGAGGTCTGGGGATTGTACAGACTTTGTCGAGCCCGACTTTTACCATTATTAAAGAATATAAAGGAGATCTTCCCCTTTATCATATGGATGCGTATCGACTGGAGCATTCTGAGGAAGATCTCGGTTTTGATGAATATTTCAGTGGAGATGGCGTATCTGTCGTTGAGTGGGCTCAATTCATTGAGGAATTCTTACCAAAAGAACGGTTGGATGTTAAAATAGAGTATCTGAATGAACATCAACGTCTCTTCACTTTGTCACCGCAGGGTATGCACTTTGAAGTTGTGGCAGCTGAATTACAACTATGATTGGTGCAGGGAAGAGCGGTTTTAAGGAGCAGCATGCATGAATATACTTGCAATGGACACTTCGAATCAGACTCTAGGCGTAGCATTGCTTCGTGACGGAGAGCTGATCGGTTCCTATATAACAAATGTTAAAAAGAATCACTCGGTTCGTCTAATGCCAGCCGTTGATGACTTGATGAAGGAAGTCGGTATGGAGCCGGAAGACCTTGATCAGATCGTTGTCGCCAATGGCCCTGGTTCTTATACAGGCGTCCGGATTGGTGTGACGACAGCAAAAACGCTTGCTTGGGCACTCAATATTCCTGTCAAAGCTGTTTCCAGTCTTGAACTGCTCGCTTGGCAGGGAAGAAATAGCAAACATGCAATTTGTCCTTTTTTTGATGCACGCCGTGGACTTGTATTTACTGGATTGTACGAGTTTAAGGATGGGAAGGCACAACTAGTGCGCCCGGAACAAAATATCTTAATGGAAGACTGGCTTCACGAGCTTAAGAATGAAGGAAGACCTGTGATTTTCTTAAGTCCGGAACTATCCATTCATCGAGAATGTATTGAGGCCATTATGGGAGACCTTGCAATCATTCCTAATGGTGCAAACCAATATCCGAACCCGGCTGATCTTGCTTTTTGTGGATTGGGTAAAGAAGGAATACAAGCAGGGGAGCTTGTGCCGAATTACTTGCGCCTTGCTGAAGCAGAAGCTAAGTGGCTTGAGTCTAATAAGGACAGGGAAGGCAATGAGTAAAACACATACAGAAACCGGCGTTAAAATTCGCCGGATGCAACTTGATGATTTGGAACAGGTCATGGAAATTGACCGTGCTTCATTCCCTTGTCCATGGCCAGAAGAGATCTTCAAACAAGAAATAAATGATAATGATTTCGCCTACTATTATGTAATGGAAATGGGCGATCGTATTATCGGCTATGCAGGTACTTGGATGGTACTTGGTGATGCACAGGTAACGAATATAGCTCTCTTACCGGAAATGCGCGGTAAGAAGCTTGGTGAGCGTTTATTCAAGCATATCGTGGCTGAAGCAATTATGAATGGCATGGAACGTTTATCTCTAGAGGTTCGTGTTTCCAATATTATCGCCCAAAAAATGTACCGTAAGTTCGGTCTCATTCCAGGCGGTGTTCGTAAAAATTACTATACCGACAATAATGAAGATGCTATTGTCATGTGGGTGGACTTTACATGAAAAAAGATACATGCATACTAGCTATTGAAACGAGCTGTGATGAAACAGCGGCAGCAATTGTGAAAAATGGAACAGAGCTGCTTGCAAATGTTGTTGCCTCACAAATCGAGAGCCATAAGAGATTTGGAGGCGTTGTTCCTGAGATTGCATCCCGCCACCATGTTGAAGCAATTACTGATGTGATCAGTGAGGCTTTTTCACAGTCTGGTCTTGAATGGGATGATATTGATGCTATTGCTGTAACAGAAGGTCCGGGCCTTGTGGGAGCATTGCTTATTGGTGTCAGCGCAGCAAAGGCTCTATCTTTTGCTAAGAAAAAGCCTTTAATCGGTGTCCACCATATCGCCGGCCATATTTATGCGAACCGGCTAATTGAAGAATTTGAATTTCCGCTGTTAGCTCTTATCGTTTCTGGAGGGCATACAGAGCTTGTCTTAATGAAAGGACACGGGGAATTTGAAGTCATTGGGCAGACACGGGACGACGCATGTGGTGAAGCATATGATAAAGTGGCACGCATGTTATCTCTCCCATATCCTGGAGGTCCGCATATTGACCGACTTGCTGCGGATGGAGAGGAAACGATTGAGTTCCCGCGTGCTTATTTAGAGGAAGGAAGCTTTGACTTCAGTTTCAGCGGTTTGAAATCTGCTGTAATCAATACGATTCATAATGCGAAACAGCGTGGCAAGGAACTGAAGGATGAAGATATCGCTGCAAGCTTCCAGGCTAGCGTTGTTGAAGTACTTGTTGAGAAGACATTCAAGGCGGCGAAGCAATATAATGTAAAAGAAGTTATTGTTGCTGGTGGAGTTGCAGCAAACAAAGGGCTCCGCAATAAGCTTGCTGAGCGATTTGAAAATAGCGGAATCCCGCTTCATTTCCCGCCAATCCATCTGTGCACGGACAATGCAGCGATGATTGGAGCTGCTGCCCATATTGCTTATGAGCAGGGGAGACGTCATGGGATGGATTTGAACGCGAACCCGGGCCTAGAATTATATTAAACAAGAGTAGTCAACAATTGCCTGTATCGAGTATAATTGTCAGGTAACCGAGAAATTTGCGGATATTTGTCAATTGATCGTCCGAATTCAGATGATTGGAAATTTGGTGTAAACAGATGCAAAAAAAACAATCTCATTTTTTTCAGAGTGACCTGATTATATTGTTGGTTCTTCTGATTAGTGTTAGCCTGCTTGCCATTTATAACGCCCAGCAGCTGGAACAGTATGAAGGTAAGAATTTCGTCATGTTGCAGAGTTTCTGGTATATTGTTGGGGTTTTGATTTTGATCGGCTTACAGATGATCGATACGGATCAGTACTATCGTGCGAGTCTAATTATTTACGGTGCGACTGTATTCCTGCTCGTCGTCCTTTGGTTAAGTCCGGAAAGCATTGCGAGAGAAGTAAACGGTGCAAAGAGCTGGTTCCATCTTCCGGGCTTTACTCTGCAGCCGAGTGAATTCACAAAGATCGGGCTTATTCTCTATCTTTCAGCAATTATCACGAAGCATAAAGAAAGAGTGAAAAGGCCTACACTGGAGACAGATTTGAAGCTCCTTGGCAAAATGATCATTGTTGTCGGGATACCGGTCATGTTCACAATGGTTCAGCCGGATATGGGTACATCACTTGTGTATTTATTTATCACAGGGATGCTCGTTATTTTGTCAGGGATTAACTGGAAAATTATAGCTACGATGGTTACGACGTTGCTTGTAGCTGCTGTTACGGTCGTCTTCATCGTAGTACAATTTCCGAATTTCGCACAAGACGTACTGCATATCAAGCCGTATCAGATGGGGCGGGTATTGACCTGGTTCGACCACTCTCAGCAAACGAGCAATGATACGTTCCATATCGACCGTTCCATGCAAGCGCTTGGTTCAGGCCAACTGACGGGAAAAGGAATGGACAGCTTGCAAGTCCAGCTGCCCGAAGCACAGACTGACTTTATATTCTCAGTAGTGGGTGAAAGCTTCGGATTCATTGGAACAGCGGCTGTTGTGCTGCTATATTTCCTGCTAATGTATAAACTCGTTACTCTCGGATTGCAAGTGTATACCCGCAATCCGTTTGGGTCTTATCTATGTTTTGGCTATATGAGTCTATTACTCATGCATACGTTCCAAAATATCGGCATGACAATCGGTATTATGCCGATTACCGGGATTCCGCTTTACTTCCTTAGTTATGGAGGGAGCTCGGTACTTGCTGCAATGTTAGGATACGGATTGATCTACAGAGTAGCTGTAGAGAATTCGATTCAGAATGATTATTTGTTCAAATAAAAAACTGCAACGGCAATTTGCCTGTTGCAGTTTTTTTATATCTATCATTCTTCTTCTGATAATATTGTCCATTCTTCCATATATTCATCAATCTGTGCTCGAATGGCTGCTGTTCGTTCAGTCAGTTTCATAACAGCTTCATGGTCTTCAAATACTTCAGGAAGTGTCATTTGCTCTTCAAGTTCAGCATGTTCGCTTTCCAGCATTTCTATTTTTTCTTCTAGTTCAGCAATGCGGCGTGCAATCTTGCGTTTTTCGCTTTGCAGCTGCTTCTGTTCTTTATAGGAAAGAGCTTGTTCGTTCTTCTTTTCTTCCTTTTTCGGAGCTGCTTTTTCGAGCTCGTCGAGTCTCTGGATCTCAGCCGTTTCTTCCTTTTTCTCTACATAATAATCGTAGTCGCCAAGATAGACTGTCGTACCTTCTTTTGTAAGCTCTACGACTTGGTCGGCGATGCGATTGATGAAATAGCGGTCGTGTGAAACGAATACGATTGTACCCGGATAGTCAATCAGTGCCGCTTCCAATACTTCTTTGCTGTCAATATCCAAGTGGTTTGTCGGTTCATCCAGGATAAGCAGGTTTGCACGTTGAAGCATGAGCTTTGCCAGGGCAAGACGTGCTTTTTCCCCACCACTCAGGGAGCTGACCGGCTTTAGGACATCATCCCCGGAAAATAGGAAATTGCCGAGGACAGTACGCACATCGCGTTCCATCATTGTTGGATAGTCGTCCCATAATTCCTTGAGCACTGTCTTTGTGGAAGAGAGCTCAGTCTGTTCCTGATCATAGTAACCGATTTCGACATTCGAGCCGATTCGAATTTCACCACTTGCTGGTGTGTAACGTCCAAGAATTGCTTTCAGCAAAGTTGTCTTTCCGGCACCATTCGGTCCGACAAGTGCAATTCGCTCTCCACGATTTACATGGAAATTTGCATGCTCAAACAGATTAGTAGATTCACCTTCATAGCGGAAAGCAACATCTTCAATCTTCAGCACATCATTCCCGGTTTTCTTGTCAATTTGGAAAGAGAAGGAGGCTGATGATTCATCACCGAGCGGTCGATCCATCATTTCCATCTTTTCAAGTTGTTTGCGGCGGCTCTGAGCTCGTTTTGTTGTAGAAGCCCGTACAATATTGCGTTGGATGAACTCCTCTGTACGTTTAATCTCTGCCTGCTGGTTCTCATAAGCTTTCAGTTCACTTTCATAATCAGCAGCCTTCTGTTCAAGATATTTGCTGTAGGAGCCGACAAAGCGGCGTGAACGATGGCGGGAAATCTCATACACGATCGAAACGGTCTTATCGAGGAAGTAGCGGTCGTGGGATACGATGGCTACTGCTCCCGGATAACCGCCGAGATAACCTTCCAGCCAATTCAGAGTCTCAATGTCCAAGTGGTTCGTCGGTTCATCGAGAATGAGCAGTTCAGGCTTTTTCAATAGGAGTCTGCCAAGGGCAAGACGTGTTTTCTGTCCACCACTCAGTTCTGTAATAGGTGTGCTGTAATCATACTCACTGAAATCGAGACCAGTGAGTACAGCGCGAATTTCGGATTCAAAGCTATAGCCACCATCCTGGTCAAAGGCATGTTGCTTGCGGTCATATTCGGCAAGTAAACGGGCATATTCATCTTCTGTATAGTCCCCGGAGTCTGCCATCTTCTGCTCCAGGCTGCGCAACTCCTTTTCACGGGCGATGAGATCGCTGAATACTTCGCGCATTTCATCCCAGATGGAGTTCGTCGTATCAAGTGCAGTATGCTGAGCGAGGTAGCCAATTTCTACTTCTTTCGGTTTAATCAAATCTCCGGAATCGTAGCTCATTTCACCGGCCATAATTTTGAGAAGGGTAGACTTGCCTGCGCCGTTACGGCCAACAATGGCAACCCGATCACGGTCTTTAATTTCCAATTTTATATTTGAAAGAATCTCCTCAGCCCCGAAGGACTTGGAGAGCTGATTTATCTGCATGACAATCATGGATATTCACCTCATCTGTTTCCAGTTTAGCGCAACCGGATTAGGGCAGGCAACCAGATTGTGAAAATTATCACGACTTCTTTCACCTTTTCTGATAGAATAGGAGAATGATATCATCACAGGAGTTGAGTGGATATGTCTGATTTCACGCATTTTAATGAACAAGGCAGAGCGCGGATGGTCGACATAAGCAGCAAGCAGGATACGGAACGAACTGCAATCGCTCGGTCGAGTGTGCGTGTCAATGAGGAAATCTACGAAAAAGTGAGCAAGCAGGAAATTGCCAAAGGAGATGTCCTGGCAGTAGCTCAAGTTGCCGGTATTATGGCAGCGAAGAAGACGTCGGACTGGATTCCTATGTGTCATCCGCTTCAGCTTAAAGGCGTCAACATCAGTTTTGAATGGGAAATTGATTCGGCGTTATATGAACTACATATCGAAGCTTCCGTCAAGACAAAAGGGAGTACGGGAGTGGAAATGGAAGCGCTCACAGCTGCAAGTGCAACAGCGCTCACTGTATATGACATGTGCAAGGCGATCGATAAGGGAATGATTATCGGTCCGACATACCTGGTTGAGAAAACTGGAGGCAAGTCCGGGGATTTCAAACGCAGCCCCGAGGAGGAATAAGCAGTGGAACAGCAAAATCAAAATAAAATTCCGCAGGCGACAGCGAAACGTCTGCCTTTATATTATAGATTTTTGAACAACTTGAACCATCAAGGAAAGAAGCGCGTTTCTTCAAAAGAATTGAGTGAGGCAGTGAAAGTGGATTCTGCCACAATCCGCCGTGACTTTTCATACTTTGGAGCACTTGGCAAGAAAGGCTATGGCTACAATGTCGAGTATCTCCTTGGATTTTTCCGCAAAACACTTGATCAGGATGAATTGACTGAAGTCGCACTGATCGGGGTAGGTAATCTTGGGACTGCCTTCCTGAATTATAATTTCATGAAAAATAACAATACGAAAATCGTCGTTGCTTTTGATAAAAGCTCTCATAAATCAGGCAGTGAAGTGGGCGGCATCCCGGTCTACAATATCGGCGAGCTGGAGAACAGACTTAATGGTGTGCGGGTAGCAATTCTCACTGTTCCGGCTTCAGAAGCACAGCATATTACAGATCGGCTTGTTGCGCATGGAATTGAGGGAATTCTCAATTTCACACCAGCACGTATTGCCGTGCCGAGTCATGTACGTGTTCATCATATTGATCTCGCAGTCGAGTTGCAGTCACTTGTTTACTTCCTAAAGCATTATCCAATGAAAGATCAGGAAACGAAAGAAGAAGCAGTCTCAACAGAAAAGAAGTAGCTCTCCAGCTTAGGAGTGCTACTTCTTTTTCATATGTTTCTTCATATTAAGATAGAAACGGATCAGGCGAATACACGCTCCGAACATAAACGTAGTGAATACCGTCAAAATGACAGTCGTTGCATTCCAAATCGTAGGTGCTGTCATTGCGCTTTTGTAAGCAGCGAAGAGGAACAGACAGCCCATCAGGAAGTAGACGATTGCCGGTATCATTGGTGAAATTCTCAAAAAAGTACGCCTCCAAGCAATATCGTCTGCAGAACTTCGGCCTGTTGCTGCATTCGATCAATATCTTCCGGGTCTATATTATATTGTAGAATAACACTGATGGAATTTAAAGCCATATGGACAGCAATTGGGACAATAATCCTCTTTGTTTTCATATATAGATAAGCAAAAACAAATCCCATCGACGCATAGATGAGCAAATGTACCAGTTCTCCGTGAATGAGACCGAACATGATGGAAGAAATGATTGCCGGGATTAAGAAGCCCATTCTCTTATACATGGAGCCAAAAATGATCTTGCGGAAAATGATCTCTTCCAGAATTGGCGCTATAAGTGCCGGGATGATGACAAAGAGCGGTGCGGAGCGGGCGAGCATCATGATCTGTTCCGTATTGGCGGATTCATTACTCACTTT is a window from the Aciduricibacillus chroicocephali genome containing:
- a CDS encoding ABC-F family ATP-binding cassette domain-containing protein, with amino-acid sequence MIVMQINQLSKSFGAEEILSNIKLEIKDRDRVAIVGRNGAGKSTLLKIMAGEMSYDSGDLIKPKEVEIGYLAQHTALDTTNSIWDEMREVFSDLIAREKELRSLEQKMADSGDYTEDEYARLLAEYDRKQHAFDQDGGYSFESEIRAVLTGLDFSEYDYSTPITELSGGQKTRLALGRLLLKKPELLILDEPTNHLDIETLNWLEGYLGGYPGAVAIVSHDRYFLDKTVSIVYEISRHRSRRFVGSYSKYLEQKAADYESELKAYENQQAEIKRTEEFIQRNIVRASTTKRAQSRRKQLEKMEMMDRPLGDESSASFSFQIDKKTGNDVLKIEDVAFRYEGESTNLFEHANFHVNRGERIALVGPNGAGKTTLLKAILGRYTPASGEIRIGSNVEIGYYDQEQTELSSTKTVLKELWDDYPTMMERDVRTVLGNFLFSGDDVLKPVSSLSGGEKARLALAKLMLQRANLLILDEPTNHLDIDSKEVLEAALIDYPGTIVFVSHDRYFINRIADQVVELTKEGTTVYLGDYDYYVEKKEETAEIQRLDELEKAAPKKEEKKNEQALSYKEQKQLQSEKRKIARRIAELEEKIEMLESEHAELEEQMTLPEVFEDHEAVMKLTERTAAIRAQIDEYMEEWTILSEEE
- the thiL gene encoding thiamine-phosphate kinase, whose product is MDEFSFIASLRQPFYKQSSLIKGIGDDAAVLRNPSEDLVISVDTFAEGIHFTRQTMSLEDIGYKALAANISDLAAMGARPAFYLLSLAIPKEWEMEDVQRIIMGMREIGDTFNMDLIGGDTVSSGSLVLSVTVMGYVDQDRASYRSTAEEGDVVFVTGTLGDSAKGLQLLLQPEQELEHRTYFESRHQRPSPRAKFAYEVAKHTRVTLNDISDGIASEANEIAESSSIDLHIQYEQLPVHEALSEDDEKDKWILSGGEDFELIGTVARKDWPIVHKVASQTNVQVTEIGKVVPKSGEIGQAWLRKEGLMSRLNKSGYNHFK
- a CDS encoding DUF4305 domain-containing protein, yielding MRISPMIPAIVYFLMGCLFLFAAYKSAMTAPTIWNATTVILTVFTTFMFGACIRLIRFYLNMKKHMKKK
- the tsaD gene encoding tRNA (adenosine(37)-N6)-threonylcarbamoyltransferase complex transferase subunit TsaD, yielding MKKDTCILAIETSCDETAAAIVKNGTELLANVVASQIESHKRFGGVVPEIASRHHVEAITDVISEAFSQSGLEWDDIDAIAVTEGPGLVGALLIGVSAAKALSFAKKKPLIGVHHIAGHIYANRLIEEFEFPLLALIVSGGHTELVLMKGHGEFEVIGQTRDDACGEAYDKVARMLSLPYPGGPHIDRLAADGEETIEFPRAYLEEGSFDFSFSGLKSAVINTIHNAKQRGKELKDEDIAASFQASVVEVLVEKTFKAAKQYNVKEVIVAGGVAANKGLRNKLAERFENSGIPLHFPPIHLCTDNAAMIGAAAHIAYEQGRRHGMDLNANPGLELY
- a CDS encoding FtsW/RodA/SpoVE family cell cycle protein, which produces MQKKQSHFFQSDLIILLVLLISVSLLAIYNAQQLEQYEGKNFVMLQSFWYIVGVLILIGLQMIDTDQYYRASLIIYGATVFLLVVLWLSPESIAREVNGAKSWFHLPGFTLQPSEFTKIGLILYLSAIITKHKERVKRPTLETDLKLLGKMIIVVGIPVMFTMVQPDMGTSLVYLFITGMLVILSGINWKIIATMVTTLLVAAVTVVFIVVQFPNFAQDVLHIKPYQMGRVLTWFDHSQQTSNDTFHIDRSMQALGSGQLTGKGMDSLQVQLPEAQTDFIFSVVGESFGFIGTAAVVLLYFLLMYKLVTLGLQVYTRNPFGSYLCFGYMSLLLMHTFQNIGMTIGIMPITGIPLYFLSYGGSSVLAAMLGYGLIYRVAVENSIQNDYLFK
- the rimI gene encoding ribosomal protein S18-alanine N-acetyltransferase, producing the protein MSKTHTETGVKIRRMQLDDLEQVMEIDRASFPCPWPEEIFKQEINDNDFAYYYVMEMGDRIIGYAGTWMVLGDAQVTNIALLPEMRGKKLGERLFKHIVAEAIMNGMERLSLEVRVSNIIAQKMYRKFGLIPGGVRKNYYTDNNEDAIVMWVDFT
- the tsaB gene encoding tRNA (adenosine(37)-N6)-threonylcarbamoyltransferase complex dimerization subunit type 1 TsaB, with product MNILAMDTSNQTLGVALLRDGELIGSYITNVKKNHSVRLMPAVDDLMKEVGMEPEDLDQIVVANGPGSYTGVRIGVTTAKTLAWALNIPVKAVSSLELLAWQGRNSKHAICPFFDARRGLVFTGLYEFKDGKAQLVRPEQNILMEDWLHELKNEGRPVIFLSPELSIHRECIEAIMGDLAIIPNGANQYPNPADLAFCGLGKEGIQAGELVPNYLRLAEAEAKWLESNKDREGNE
- the tsaE gene encoding tRNA (adenosine(37)-N6)-threonylcarbamoyltransferase complex ATPase subunit type 1 TsaE → MHQIRTESMEDTMRLGEKLALLLKKGDVITLEGELGAGKTTFTKGVARGLGIVQTLSSPTFTIIKEYKGDLPLYHMDAYRLEHSEEDLGFDEYFSGDGVSVVEWAQFIEEFLPKERLDVKIEYLNEHQRLFTLSPQGMHFEVVAAELQL
- a CDS encoding CPBP family intramembrane glutamic endopeptidase, with translation MAKNYFGVIAVYIIMQFSVFLGVPLLMGKTDLSIIQANGYWSIGSFTVGLILVLLLMKPEMKKNMDRNATNFNTTIGWIILGVFLSYGAQILAGLIEQNFFKVSNESANTEQIMMLARSAPLFVIIPALIAPILEEIIFRKIIFGSMYKRMGFLIPAIISSIMFGLIHGELVHLLIYASMGFVFAYLYMKTKRIIVPIAVHMALNSISVILQYNIDPEDIDRMQQQAEVLQTILLGGVLF
- a CDS encoding redox-sensing transcriptional repressor Rex, with product MEQQNQNKIPQATAKRLPLYYRFLNNLNHQGKKRVSSKELSEAVKVDSATIRRDFSYFGALGKKGYGYNVEYLLGFFRKTLDQDELTEVALIGVGNLGTAFLNYNFMKNNNTKIVVAFDKSSHKSGSEVGGIPVYNIGELENRLNGVRVAILTVPASEAQHITDRLVAHGIEGILNFTPARIAVPSHVRVHHIDLAVELQSLVYFLKHYPMKDQETKEEAVSTEKK
- the moaC gene encoding cyclic pyranopterin monophosphate synthase MoaC, with the protein product MSDFTHFNEQGRARMVDISSKQDTERTAIARSSVRVNEEIYEKVSKQEIAKGDVLAVAQVAGIMAAKKTSDWIPMCHPLQLKGVNISFEWEIDSALYELHIEASVKTKGSTGVEMEALTAASATALTVYDMCKAIDKGMIIGPTYLVEKTGGKSGDFKRSPEEE